The Primulina eburnea isolate SZY01 chromosome 13, ASM2296580v1, whole genome shotgun sequence genome includes a region encoding these proteins:
- the LOC140810398 gene encoding protein OSB1, mitochondrial-like, with the protein MGVARLLVRRFQYGACSSPLFRIPRFFSTSAAMIQRPWIYDLSELEESIDESTVYRRALKFQRPTTVRFQANMLNSTSLIGFISAPFKNYDTASGRIGVYTSLKVDSSARAYRNFMVMLDFWDDLAEIAVEHLKLRDLIYVSGSLVSHKEMDEDGKSIYRHKVRVAEVNFIVQHAAGSSCQNSLKLKPKFTVEEMLRMRKARLHLWQVFFSSSDEWWDNRNIKRNPKQPDFSHKDTGEALWLKDTDPPWVKKQLLLHDSRLNKRGSKKHIKALSHLSPFVFDDPPGN; encoded by the exons ATGGGAGTTGCCCGTCTCTTGGTGCGGCGATTCCAGTACGGCGCATGTAGTTCACCCCTCTTTCGAATTCCCCGTTTCTTCTCAACGTCAGCCGCCATGATCCAGAGGCCATGGATTTACGATCTGAGCGAGCTCGAAGAATCCATTGACGAAAGCACGGTTTACCGACGTGCACTCAAGTTCCAGCGACCTACCACTgtcagatttcaagcaaacatGCTCAATTCTACAAGCTTAATTGGCTTTATAAGCGCCCCTTTTAAAAATTACGACACAGCCAGCGGAAGGATCGGCGTTTATACAAGTCTTAAAGTCGATTCATCAGCCAGAGCTTACCGTAATTTTAT GGTTATGCTTGACTTTTGGGATGATTTGGCGGAAATAGCTGTTGAGCATCTGAAGCTGAGAGATTTAATTTATGTTTCGGGTTCTCTAGTTTCTCACAAGGAGATGGATGAGGATGGGAAGTCTATTTATCGGCATAAG GTTAGGGTTGCAGAGGTGAATTTCATTGTTCAACATGCTGCAGGCTCATCCTGCCAAAATTCTCTGAAGTTGAAACCAAAAT TTACAGTAGAAGAGATGTTGCGGATGCGTAAAGCTCGACTCCATCTGTGGCAGGTATTCTTCAGCAGCTCAGACGAGTGGTGGGATAATAGAAATATTAAACGGAACCCGAAGCAACCTGACTTCAGTCACAAGGATACCGGTGAAGCACTTTGGCTTAAAGACACTGATCCTCCATGGGTCAAAAAGCAACTTTTATTGCACGATTCAAGGTTGAACAAACGAGGTTCTAAGAAACACATCAAAGCATTGTCCCATCTTTCTCCTTTTGTTTTTGATGATCCACCAGGAAATTGA
- the LOC140809095 gene encoding fatty acid elongase 3-like: MTFFQTADLNYLLAEQPAIVHFRWSPSESWGATWLFLFTSISTYIITAATLHLLLRLFRCRHPVPLGPFPALHSLAMALLSAIIFTGILLSSIAEIRDTRWFWRRSKTPFQWLLCFPLGTRPSGRVFFWSYIFYLSRFLHIFKTFFTILRNPRSFPYFQLFNHSILIVMTFLWLEFTQSFQVLAILSMTLVFTLVYGYRFCIEIGLQKSYFPFSMFCQIVLVVTNLAWHIGVLILHFLKGGCNGMGAWVFNSVLNSFVLFFVLDFYVRKSLCIERDFAAFGVETKPLTSETKSKNTGSFNPRT, translated from the coding sequence ATGACGTTTTTTCAGACTGCAGATTTGAACTATTTGCTAGCAGAGCAGCCTGCGATCGTGCACTTCCGGTGGAGCCCCAGCGAGTCTTGGGGCGCAACTTGGCTATTCCTTTTCACCTCTATCTCCACCTACATTATCACCGCCGCCACCCTACACCTCCTCCTCCGCCTCTTCCGCTGCCGCCATCCCGTCCCACTGGGTCCTTTCCCGGCCCTCCACAGCCTCGCTATGGCTCTGCTCTCCGCCATCATTTTCACCGGAATCCTCCTCTCATCCATCGCAGAGATACGAGACACCAGGTGGTTCTGGCGGCGGTCCAAAACGCCATTCCAGTGGCTGCTCTGCTTCCCCCTCGGCACCCGCCCCTCCGGCCGCGTGTTCTTCTGGTCATACATTTTCTACCTCTCCCGCTTCCTACACATCTTCAAAACTTTCTTTACAATCCTAAGAAACCCACGGAGTTTCCCATATTTCCAGCTCTTCAACCACTCGATTCTCATCGTTATGACGTTTCTATGGCTCGAATTCACTCAATCTTTTCAAGTTCTCGCCATTCTTTCCATGACTTTGGTGTTTACATTGGTTTATGGGTACCGGTTCTGCATCGAGATCGGATTGCAGAAAAGCTACTTCCCCTTCTCGATGTTTTGCCAAATTGTTCTGGTGGTCACGAATTTGGCTTGGCACATCGGAGTTCTGATTTTGCATTTCTTGAAAGGAGGCTGCAATGGGATGGGAGCATGGGTGTTCAACTCCGTGCTTAATAGCTTTGTGCTCTTCTTTGTGTTGGATTTCTATGTAAGAAAATCTCTCTGCATTGAAAGAGATTTTGCAGCTTTTGGTGTCGAAACCAAACCTCTAACTTCAGAGACTAAAAGCAAAAACACAGGGAGTTTCAATCCAAGAACATAA
- the LOC140809094 gene encoding heterogeneous nuclear ribonucleoprotein 1-like, whose product MDDPEQNKIFVGGISWETTDEILKLHFGKYGTVLASVIAKDRISGSPRGFAFVTFSDSSAFHRVLQDSHEILGRTVDVKKAITKSEQQGDHQHDRALSRTNSRSNSRSSSYIRTKKIFVGGLSADLTEEDFRSYFEKFGRIIDVVVMHDNLTHRPRGFGFITFDSEDSVEEAVHKNFHQLGGKLVEVKRAVPKDGNSSNSSGFNGRIGNGRGQTDSSYSRGNYLLNNTRFGYSPSGYGNVAGYVYGGGMLGGGYPPGGYGGIGYGFPPIAPGSPWSHAMIGVRTSFLPYGSGPPIYPMPLNGWTGVTSLTGNGYNGFIDTRFSGKSAQFSNRDPQGTDESMPSHAVENNVDDSYSFSSGRGLGAAAN is encoded by the exons ATGGACGATCCGGAGCAGAACAAGATATTTGTCGGTGGCATTTCGTGGGAGACGACGGACGAAATTCTGAAACTGCATTTTGGTAAATACGGCACCGTTTTGGCGTCCGTGATAGCAAAAGATCGAATTTCTGGGAGCCCCAGGGGATTCGCTTTCGTCACGTTTTCCGATTCTTCCGCCTTTCATCGTGTGCTTCAGGATTCCCATGAAATTCTTGGGAGAACG GTTGATGTGAAAAAAGCAATTACAAAGAGTGAACAACAAGGTGATCATCAGCATGATAGAGCACTGAGTCGAACTAATAGTAGGAGTAACAGTAGGAGCAGCAGTTACATTAGGACCAAGAAGATTTTTGTAGGGGGTTTGTCAGCTGATCTAACAGAGGAAGATTTCAGGAGCTACTTTGAGAAGTTCGGTAGGATTATCGATGTAGTTGTGATGCACGATAACTTGACTCATAGGCCGAGGGGATTTGgttttattacatttgattcaGAGGATTCTGTTGAGGAGGCTGTGCATAAGAACTTCCACCAATTGGGTGGGAAGCTTGTGGAGGTGAAAAGGGCTGTACCCAAAGATGGAAATAGCAGTAATAGTAGTGGTTTCAATGGAAGGATAGGTAATGGAAGAGGACAAACTGATAGTTCGTATTCTCGAGGGAATTACCTTCTTAACAATACCAGATTCGGGTATTCCCCCTCTGGATATGGCAATGTGGCGGGATACGTGTATGGAGGTGGAATGTTAGGTGGTGGTTATCCACCTGGAGGATATGGAGGAATCGGTTATGGTTTCCCTCCAATTGCACCCGGAAGCCCTTGGAGTCATGCGATGATTGGTGTTAGGACAAGTTTTTTGCCCTATGGAAGTGGTCCTCCTATTTATCCCATGCCTTTAAATGGGTGGACTGGTGTCACCAGTCTGACAGGGAATGGATATAATGGGTTTATTGACACCAGATTTAGTGGGAAGTCTGCTCAATTTAGCAACAGGGACCCTCAAGGTACAGATGAATCGATGCCTTCTCACGCTGTTGAGAATAATGTAGATGATTCCTATTCTTTCAGTTCTGGTAGAGGCCTTGGAGCTGCTGCCAACTAA
- the LOC140808661 gene encoding lariat debranching enzyme isoform X2, translating into MKIAVEGCMHGELDNVYATLLHIQEVEKIKVDLLICCGDFQAIRNERDLESLNVPAKYRHMNTFHKYYSGEKAAPIPTIFIGGNHEASNYMWELYYGGWAAPQIYFLGMAGVVKFGNVRIGGISGIYNRHDYYSGHYEKLPYNEKDIRSIYHVREFDFYKLMQIEEPIDIFMSHDWPLGITSCGDLQNLLRRKPFFEQEIREGTLGNRAAAELLDKLRPFHWFSAHLHCKFSALVQHGENGSVTKFLALDKCLPGRNFLQIVDIPSEMGPYELQYDEEWLAITRKFNPAFPRTRYRANFGDAKLDIQDCRHFVRNKLRTRGGKPFEFVRSAPCYNPGQPEVGHCRNPQTEALLELLELQYVLDDSSIMKEPSLFPSRGSLDFRSEDIPIDDVDEDEDEVDEET; encoded by the exons ATGAAAATTGCTGTAGAAGGGTGCATGCATGGAGAGTTGGACAACGTCTATGCAACTCTCTTACATATCCAAGAAGTCGAGAAGATCAAAGTCGATCTTCTCATTTGCTGTGGGGATTTTCAG GCTATTAGGAATGAAAGAGATCTAGAAAGCTTAAATGTGCCTGCCAAGTATCGGCACATGAACACATTTCACAAGTATTATTCAGGGGAGAAAGCTGCCCCAATTCCGACGATATTCATTGGGGGAAATCATGAGGCGTCGAATTATATGTGGGAACT ATACTATGGGGGATGGGCTGCACCACAGATATACTTTCTTGGAATGGCGGGGGTGGTTAAGTTTGGAAATGTTCGTATCGGTGGCATCTCTGGAATTTATAATAGGCATGACTACTATTCAG GGCACTATGAAAAGCTGCCTTACAATGAAAAAGACATCCGGTCCATATACCATGTTCGTGAGTTTGATTTTTACAAGCTTATGCAAATTGAGGAACCTATTGACATCTTTATGTCACATGATTGGCCACTTGGGATTACCTCTTGTGGAGACTTGCAGAACCTTCTACGTCGAAAGCCGTTCTTTGAACAAGAG ATTCGAGAAGGAACATTGGGAAATCGAGCTGCCGCGGAATTGCTGGACAAGTTGAGACCTTTTCACTGGTTTTCTGCCCATCTACACTGCAAATTCTCTGCTCTTGTTCAACATGGGGAAAATGGCTCTGTCACAAAATTTCTTGCACTGGACAAGTGCCTCCCTGGACGGAACTTTTTGCAG ATTGTTGACATTCCATCAGAGATGGGCCCTTATGAGCTTCAGTACGATGAAGAATGGCTTGCAATCACCAGGAAGTTTAACCCTGCTTTTCCCAGGACTAGATATCGTGCAAATTTTGG TGATGCTAAGCTCGATATACAAGATTGTCGTCACTTCGTTAGGAATAAGCTGCGAACGAGAGGGGGTAAACCTTTTGAATTTGTTCGGTCAGCGCCGTGCTATAATCCTGGTCAACCTG AAGTAGGGCATTGCCGAAACCCTCAAACAGAAGCTCTCTTAGAACTTTTGGAACTTCAATATGTTCTTGATGACTCATCCATTATGAAGGAGCCGTCTCTGTTTCCTTCCAGGG GTTCCCTTGATTTTCGTAGTGAAGACATTCCTATCGATGATGTGGATGAGGATGAAGACGAAGTTGATGAAGAAACCTAG
- the LOC140808661 gene encoding lariat debranching enzyme isoform X1 produces the protein MKIAVEGCMHGELDNVYATLLHIQEVEKIKVDLLICCGDFQAIRNERDLESLNVPAKYRHMNTFHKYYSGEKAAPIPTIFIGGNHEASNYMWELYYGGWAAPQIYFLGMAGVVKFGNVRIGGISGIYNRHDYYSGHYEKLPYNEKDIRSIYHVREFDFYKLMQIEEPIDIFMSHDWPLGITSCGDLQNLLRRKPFFEQEIREGTLGNRAAAELLDKLRPFHWFSAHLHCKFSALVQHGENGSVTKFLALDKCLPGRNFLQIVDIPSEMGPYELQYDEEWLAITRKFNPAFPRTRYRANFGDAKLDIQDCRHFVRNKLRTRGGKPFEFVRSAPCYNPGQPGFKKISFRSRALPKPSNRSSLRTFGTSICS, from the exons ATGAAAATTGCTGTAGAAGGGTGCATGCATGGAGAGTTGGACAACGTCTATGCAACTCTCTTACATATCCAAGAAGTCGAGAAGATCAAAGTCGATCTTCTCATTTGCTGTGGGGATTTTCAG GCTATTAGGAATGAAAGAGATCTAGAAAGCTTAAATGTGCCTGCCAAGTATCGGCACATGAACACATTTCACAAGTATTATTCAGGGGAGAAAGCTGCCCCAATTCCGACGATATTCATTGGGGGAAATCATGAGGCGTCGAATTATATGTGGGAACT ATACTATGGGGGATGGGCTGCACCACAGATATACTTTCTTGGAATGGCGGGGGTGGTTAAGTTTGGAAATGTTCGTATCGGTGGCATCTCTGGAATTTATAATAGGCATGACTACTATTCAG GGCACTATGAAAAGCTGCCTTACAATGAAAAAGACATCCGGTCCATATACCATGTTCGTGAGTTTGATTTTTACAAGCTTATGCAAATTGAGGAACCTATTGACATCTTTATGTCACATGATTGGCCACTTGGGATTACCTCTTGTGGAGACTTGCAGAACCTTCTACGTCGAAAGCCGTTCTTTGAACAAGAG ATTCGAGAAGGAACATTGGGAAATCGAGCTGCCGCGGAATTGCTGGACAAGTTGAGACCTTTTCACTGGTTTTCTGCCCATCTACACTGCAAATTCTCTGCTCTTGTTCAACATGGGGAAAATGGCTCTGTCACAAAATTTCTTGCACTGGACAAGTGCCTCCCTGGACGGAACTTTTTGCAG ATTGTTGACATTCCATCAGAGATGGGCCCTTATGAGCTTCAGTACGATGAAGAATGGCTTGCAATCACCAGGAAGTTTAACCCTGCTTTTCCCAGGACTAGATATCGTGCAAATTTTGG TGATGCTAAGCTCGATATACAAGATTGTCGTCACTTCGTTAGGAATAAGCTGCGAACGAGAGGGGGTAAACCTTTTGAATTTGTTCGGTCAGCGCCGTGCTATAATCCTGGTCAACCTGGTTTCAAAAAGATTTCCTTTCG AAGTAGGGCATTGCCGAAACCCTCAAACAGAAGCTCTCTTAGAACTTTTGGAACTTCAATATGTTCTTGA